The genomic stretch TTCCTCGCCTGGAACGGAACCGAGCTCATCTGCACCGGAGGCCATGGTCTTCTGCACGTCCCCGAGCTTCCCACCAGCTGGTTCGCCACCCAGCGCTGGCTCTACCTCGATTCTTCCTGGAGCGGCGTATTCCTCGGTAGAACCTAAGAACCATTGGCTCGATTGGTAACGAGAGACGCTCCCCGGCAATCCAGAAGTTGGAAGTTGGCACTTCCTTTTCTCAGTTGGTGGATAAATCGTCAAGTCACTCATCGAGCCGCACGCGATATGGCTGGTGATGCTGTCTCTGAACCCACACCTTTTGATACGGGCGAGTTGGCGATTTTCGGATGAGTAGATTCAAGGAGATGAGGGGTGCCCTGCGGCACCCCTTTTGAGCATCTGCTTATAGAGTTTGTTCCTGGCCTTGCTTTATGAGCCGGCTGACCGTAGCTCGTGAGATCTGGAAGGACTTGGCGATCTGGGTGAGGCTCTGCCCCCGGGCACGATCTCGGAGAACAGCAGCACGATCGATGTCGAGCGGCCTGCGCCCGATGTGCCTTCCTTCAAGGCGGGCTCGGCGCATCCCTGCGCGGACCCGTTCGATGATCAGGTTCCGCTCCAGTTCAGCGATCGCACCGATGATGATGACGACGGCCCGTCCCAGCGGGCCGCCGGTATCAAGGTTCTCGCGGAAGCTGACGAACTCGATGCCGAGATGGTTGAGCTCGTCCAGCACCTCGAGGAAGTGCCGGACCGACCGGGCGATCCGATCGGAGGCCCAGACCAGAACTACCTGGAAGCGGCCGCGCCGGGCATCCCGCAACAGATCATCGAGGCCGGGTCGGCGGGTCCTGGTCCCCGAGATCTTGTCGGTGTACTCAGCGACGATGCGAAAACCCCGTTGCTGCGCCAGGGCCCGGAGATCGTAGAGCTGTGTCTCGGGGTGCTGATCGACACTGGATACGCGCATATAAAGAGCCGCCGTCTTCATATCTGCTCCTCAAGGGACGCCAGAAACTCATCGAGGAGACGGGCCTCCTTGTCGAGCCGGGCCAGGTGGTCAACGTTCGGGTCCATCTGGCTCAGCTCCAGGATCGCCTCGACCTGGTAGCAAGCCCGGATCTGCTCCACCTTCTGGCGGATCTGGGACCGGGTGGCGGGGAGAGGGGCGGGACGGCGAAGGCGGCGGGGAAGACGAGGACCACAGCGAGTTTTCATAGGATGGCTCCTTATATCTTCGATATATCGACGATATAAATACTAGCCTAACCCGCTCAACTTATCTGCCAAAATGTCGCGCATATTGCGTTCAGGTTCCGCTTCGGTGGCCTGCGCATCCTGGTCAGCCCCTTCATGCGGTTCGACACGAACAGCAAGACGACCGACCTCATCATGTTCAACTCGCGGAACCTCGGCGCCCTCATCGTGGACGAGAAGCCCCACGTCAAGAGCTGGGACGAGCCGCAATACTCGATTCAGAACCTCGGAATCGAAGAGAGCTACGGGTTCGGTGTGCTCAACGAAGGTCAGGCAATCGCCGTCGCCAAGAACGTCAAGCTCCGCCAGAACGAGATGTCGACGCCCGCACGTCCCATCATCTCGGTCGGTGCCGACAACACCAACTTCGAGCATCCGCAGGACCTGGTCGGCGGCAGTTCTCGGTCGACGTCAGCGCGACTCGCTACGACCTCGCAGGACTCAGTGCTTCGCCTCTCGCGCGCTGCTGCCGAGTTGGTATCCGCTGCCGGAGAACCGGCTTCTGGCGGCCGTCCCGCCCAGTGCCGGCGCGGCCTTGCGCGAGA from Edaphobacter bradus encodes the following:
- a CDS encoding recombinase family protein is translated as MKTAALYMRVSSVDQHPETQLYDLRALAQQRGFRIVAEYTDKISGTRTRRPGLDDLLRDARRGRFQVVLVWASDRIARSVRHFLEVLDELNHLGIEFVSFRENLDTGGPLGRAVVIIIGAIAELERNLIIERVRAGMRRARLEGRHIGRRPLDIDRAAVLRDRARGQSLTQIAKSFQISRATVSRLIKQGQEQTL